In a single window of the bacterium genome:
- a CDS encoding sigma-70 family RNA polymerase sigma factor: protein MQAAQAREKRTRPPQPAPDTARLVRRAQAGDRDAFGELYRLHVDRVFALCLRLTADRDTASLLTQDAFVRAWRNIASFRGESRLLTWLHRVAVNVVLDHRRDERRRLDRQIDLGDGGDPERHAAVPPSPVGTRRDLERAIAGLPAGARTIFTLHEIEGYRMREIAEMAGVAVGTVKAQLHRARRLLREVLT, encoded by the coding sequence ATGCAGGCCGCCCAGGCACGAGAGAAGAGGACGCGACCGCCGCAGCCGGCCCCGGACACGGCACGGCTCGTTCGCCGGGCCCAGGCCGGGGACCGCGACGCGTTCGGCGAACTCTACCGCCTTCACGTCGACAGGGTCTTCGCCCTCTGCCTGCGCCTGACCGCGGATCGCGACACGGCCTCCCTGCTGACACAGGACGCATTCGTCAGGGCCTGGCGGAACATCGCGAGTTTCCGGGGTGAGAGCCGCCTGCTCACCTGGCTGCATCGGGTGGCCGTGAACGTGGTACTGGACCACCGCCGCGACGAGCGGCGCCGGCTGGATCGGCAGATCGATCTGGGGGACGGCGGCGATCCGGAACGCCACGCCGCGGTGCCTCCGTCCCCCGTCGGCACAAGAAGGGACCTCGAGAGGGCCATCGCCGGGCTGCCGGCGGGCGCCCGCACCATCTTCACCCTGCACGAGATCGAGGGGTACCGGATGAGGGAGATCGCGGAGATGGCCGGCGTGGCTGTCGGTACGGTCAAAGCGCAGCTGCACCGCGCCAGGAGACTGCTGCGGGAGGTGTTGACATGA